In Chryseobacterium camelliae, one DNA window encodes the following:
- a CDS encoding AAA family ATPase gives MDNIENLNPEPGQPALPDNNENQFETRIDMIELRASLEKVKHEISKVIVGQENMIEHLLAALLSNGHVLIEGVPGVAKTITAKLLARTIDVGFSRIQFTPDLMPSDILGTSVFNVKTSEFEFKQGPVFSNFILIDEINRSPAKTQAALFEVMEERQITMDGIRYPMEEPFLVVATQNPIEHEGTYRLPEAQLDRFLFKINVSYPDLKQEIEIIRNQHENKAEDKTEAVNRVISAGQLKNYQKLVKEIIVESQLIEYIARIIVNTRENQFLYLGASPRASLALLTASKAFAALRGRDFVTPEDIKEASYAVLRHRVIVSPEREMEGLTADEIIRQILEGIEIPR, from the coding sequence ATGGACAATATTGAAAACCTGAATCCGGAACCTGGGCAGCCTGCTCTGCCGGATAACAATGAAAATCAGTTTGAGACAAGGATTGATATGATTGAGCTTCGGGCCAGCCTTGAAAAGGTAAAACATGAAATTTCAAAGGTCATCGTAGGTCAGGAGAATATGATTGAACATCTTTTGGCTGCGCTGTTGTCAAACGGGCATGTACTTATTGAAGGCGTTCCTGGAGTAGCCAAAACCATTACGGCAAAGCTGTTGGCTAGAACGATTGATGTAGGATTCAGCAGAATTCAGTTTACCCCGGATCTTATGCCTTCCGATATTTTGGGGACGTCTGTATTCAACGTAAAAACCTCTGAATTTGAGTTTAAACAAGGACCTGTTTTTTCCAATTTTATCCTGATTGATGAGATCAACAGGTCTCCGGCAAAAACCCAGGCAGCCCTTTTTGAAGTCATGGAAGAGAGGCAGATTACAATGGATGGCATTCGTTATCCGATGGAAGAGCCATTCCTCGTGGTAGCCACGCAGAACCCTATTGAACATGAGGGTACATACAGGCTTCCGGAAGCACAGCTGGACCGTTTCCTGTTTAAAATTAATGTCAGTTATCCGGATCTGAAACAGGAAATTGAAATCATCAGGAATCAGCATGAAAATAAGGCTGAAGACAAGACCGAAGCGGTAAACCGTGTCATTTCAGCCGGGCAGCTGAAAAACTATCAGAAACTCGTAAAGGAAATTATTGTTGAATCCCAGCTGATAGAATATATCGCCAGAATTATTGTTAATACCAGGGAGAATCAGTTCCTGTATCTTGGAGCATCACCTAGAGCCAGTTTGGCATTGCTTACTGCTTCAAAAGCCTTTGCAGCTTTAAGGGGACGGGATTTTGTAACCCCGGAAGACATTAAGGAGGCAAGTTACGCCGTTTTAAGGCATAGGGTTATTGTTTCGCCGGAAAGGGAAATGGAGGGGCTTACGGCCGATGAAATCATCAGGCAGATTTTGGAAGGAATTGAAATTCCGAGATAA
- a CDS encoding DUF4129 domain-containing protein — MNKVLIGLIICFLSGYISAQEQDSMPPAAEAYVDSLNTGHYRNMNRADSILSKNPVTENTLYPKKFRNNIPKRYKGAEFDYSTTEPRESFLQKLLRKIDRILQGIFGQKVLSGSANTASILIRLFAIILVGLLLYFIIRYILGKNGNFFFSKKNRNLHISQEELHENIHEINFPESIAGFERAGDFRSAVRYQFLFVLKKLSDKKLVVWNPEKTNKDYVSELKAPHIKNDFFNLSYIFDYVWYGEFNIDEESYMKFKKQYQSFNP, encoded by the coding sequence ATGAATAAAGTTCTGATTGGTTTGATAATTTGTTTTCTATCGGGGTACATTTCTGCTCAGGAACAGGACAGTATGCCTCCGGCTGCGGAGGCCTATGTGGATTCTTTGAATACCGGGCATTACAGGAATATGAACCGTGCAGATTCCATTCTCAGTAAAAATCCTGTAACGGAGAATACGCTCTATCCTAAAAAATTCCGTAATAATATCCCGAAAAGATATAAGGGGGCTGAATTCGATTATTCCACTACAGAACCAAGGGAATCATTCTTACAGAAGCTGCTGAGGAAAATCGACCGTATCCTGCAGGGAATCTTCGGACAGAAGGTTCTTTCGGGCTCTGCCAATACAGCCAGTATCCTGATACGGCTTTTTGCCATTATCCTGGTGGGTCTGCTGCTATATTTCATAATCCGGTATATCCTGGGGAAAAACGGGAATTTTTTCTTCAGTAAGAAAAACCGCAATCTGCACATCAGCCAGGAAGAGCTGCATGAAAATATTCATGAAATCAACTTTCCTGAAAGCATTGCCGGTTTTGAAAGGGCTGGTGATTTCCGCTCGGCAGTAAGGTATCAGTTTCTTTTTGTCCTGAAAAAACTGAGTGATAAAAAACTGGTTGTATGGAATCCCGAAAAGACCAATAAAGATTATGTCTCAGAGCTTAAAGCGCCTCATATCAAGAATGATTTTTTTAATCTTTCGTATATTTTTGACTACGTCTGGTACGGGGAATTCAACATTGATGAGGAAAGCTATATGAAGTTCAAAAAACAATATCAGTCATTTAATCCGTAA
- a CDS encoding T9SS type A sorting domain-containing protein codes for MKGKLFPIVGIALSSLAFTSAHAQQYQAVTLSGFNADVIANGVGSSTVSTNSDVDGVNYAFVSKDFQLTASSTALTYGLPTNGLINSAAASPAGLSYQLASYSANNSLRLQSVGDNGTLTFTTPKAAVNLYMLATSGSGASTVDVVVNFSDATTQTFSAINVSDWYGGSNFAIQGIGRIKKTTDGLEADTSNPRLYQIPLAISAANQSKTIQSVKVTKVGPAAGTSVGNIPNIFAFSADVYNSCPMPTNVTSTTTMNSATVSWTAPSSAPASGYQYYLSTSSTPPTSTAIITGSTAAGVTSATLNNLTTGQTYYFWVRSNCGSTQSYWVMTQFTPGQITATYTAGDINTLYASSSSITATSTTTCPGALTISVPSGYKIKATDVSYTMSTVSNGYMSEQRSILACTTNSTTETSVTSGSGSSTGTYSYNRTGLTLANNLTGNVNFELRAWRTYGGSGCSADYNKVDNNTFKITVTLQPLQLATSEVKASAKERIAYPNPFVDAVTIEKANDVRSATITDLSGITVRTIEKPASTLHLGDLKTGVYILTLTMKDGSVKSSKMIKK; via the coding sequence ATGAAAGGAAAACTATTCCCTATTGTAGGCATTGCGCTTTCAAGCCTTGCCTTCACCTCTGCCCATGCACAACAATATCAGGCTGTAACCTTAAGCGGTTTCAATGCTGATGTTATTGCTAACGGTGTAGGATCTTCTACTGTTTCTACCAACAGCGATGTGGATGGTGTTAACTACGCATTCGTTTCCAAGGATTTCCAGCTGACAGCTTCCAGCACAGCACTTACTTACGGACTTCCCACAAATGGACTGATTAACTCCGCAGCTGCATCACCAGCAGGATTAAGCTATCAGCTGGCTTCTTACAGCGCAAATAACTCATTGAGATTACAGAGCGTTGGTGATAATGGGACCTTAACCTTCACTACACCCAAAGCGGCTGTAAACCTGTATATGCTGGCTACCTCCGGAAGTGGGGCAAGTACAGTAGATGTAGTGGTTAATTTTTCTGATGCCACTACACAGACTTTTTCTGCGATCAATGTTTCAGACTGGTATGGGGGAAGCAATTTTGCCATTCAGGGGATCGGAAGGATTAAAAAGACGACAGATGGTTTAGAAGCTGACACATCCAATCCAAGACTTTATCAGATTCCTTTGGCCATCAGTGCAGCAAATCAATCAAAAACCATTCAGAGCGTTAAAGTAACGAAAGTAGGACCGGCAGCCGGTACTTCTGTAGGGAACATTCCTAACATTTTTGCTTTTTCGGCTGATGTGTATAACTCCTGCCCAATGCCTACGAATGTTACTTCAACAACAACAATGAATAGCGCGACAGTAAGCTGGACTGCTCCTTCAAGTGCCCCTGCTTCAGGATACCAGTACTATCTGAGCACTTCTTCTACACCTCCTACATCAACTGCTATCATTACAGGAAGCACAGCAGCAGGTGTTACCTCAGCTACATTAAACAACTTAACTACGGGACAGACCTATTATTTCTGGGTACGCTCAAATTGCGGGTCAACACAGAGCTACTGGGTAATGACACAGTTTACTCCGGGCCAAATAACTGCCACTTATACCGCAGGGGATATCAATACTCTGTATGCCAGCAGTTCTTCTATAACAGCTACGTCAACTACTACCTGTCCTGGAGCTCTCACCATCAGTGTTCCTTCAGGTTATAAAATTAAGGCGACCGATGTGTCTTATACCATGTCAACTGTATCTAACGGATACATGTCTGAACAGAGAAGTATTCTGGCATGTACAACCAATAGCACAACAGAAACATCTGTAACATCAGGTTCGGGAAGTTCTACAGGAACTTATTCCTATAATAGAACAGGGCTTACACTAGCCAATAACCTTACCGGAAATGTTAATTTTGAACTGAGAGCGTGGAGAACTTACGGAGGTTCAGGATGTAGTGCAGATTATAATAAAGTAGACAATAATACTTTTAAAATCACTGTAACTCTTCAACCATTACAATTGGCCACCAGCGAAGTTAAAGCATCTGCCAAAGAGCGTATCGCCTATCCTAACCCATTTGTGGATGCGGTTACCATTGAGAAAGCCAATGATGTAAGATCAGCAACCATTACTGACCTTTCCGGCATCACAGTGAGAACCATAGAAAAACCGGCTTCTACCCTGCATCTGGGAGATCTGAAAACCGGTGTTTACATCCTGACTTTAACCATGAAGGACGGGTCTGTAAAAAGCTCAAAAATGATCAAGAAATAG
- a CDS encoding OsmC family protein, giving the protein MKITLNRINDDYLFQCTNAQGNSILLDNTTQPGAKGVSPMESLLMAVAGCSGIDVVSILKKQRQEITGFTAEVEGERVVVEDAKPFKSILVKFMLEGTIDPKKALKAAELSFEKYCSVSKTLEPNVDISYEVFVNGAKV; this is encoded by the coding sequence ATGAAAATAACACTCAATAGAATTAATGATGACTATTTATTCCAGTGCACCAATGCGCAAGGCAATTCAATCCTTCTGGATAATACAACGCAGCCGGGAGCTAAGGGAGTATCCCCTATGGAAAGCTTGTTAATGGCTGTGGCAGGCTGCAGCGGTATCGATGTGGTTTCCATTCTGAAGAAACAGAGGCAGGAAATTACCGGCTTTACTGCTGAAGTAGAAGGAGAGCGGGTAGTAGTTGAAGATGCAAAGCCTTTTAAATCCATCCTGGTTAAATTCATGCTGGAAGGAACAATTGATCCTAAAAAAGCCCTTAAGGCAGCAGAATTATCATTTGAAAAATACTGTTCGGTTTCCAAAACCCTTGAGCCGAATGTGGATATCAGCTATGAAGTATTTGTAAACGGAGCGAAAGTGTAA
- a CDS encoding MGH1-like glycoside hydrolase domain-containing protein: MIAEKQRLEDINWKNWGPYVSNRQWGNVREDYSPNGNAWHFANHNNAESYAYRWGEEGIAGISDTKQLLCFSLSFWNKKDKMVKERFFGLSNPQGNHGEDIKEIFYYLDNTPTHSYMKMVYKYPINEFPYDDILSENARRNKKQPEYEVFDTGVFDQDEYFDIFIEYCKADYHDILVRVTVCNRSGQDAPIVVIPTAWFRNNWKWGYNDYKGQMTASHEGCIDVDHDSIDIKKIYSRNINAESVFCENETNTPKLQGIEASEKEYYKDGINNYIIHKTPTVNPEKRGTKAALLVDETINAGEFKTFDFRLSPQDLDDPFQDFEEIFAARIAEADEFYHEIQNDVEDKDERNVQRQAFAGLLWNKQFYHYNVGKWLKGDPNYDAPRDFNNYVRNTEWNHLHNKDIISMPDKWEYPWYATWDLAFHCVPYALIDAEFAKGQLLLLTKEWYMHPNGQLPAYEWNLSDVNPPVHAWSCFRVFKIDEKQNGKPDLLFLEKVFQKLLLNFTWWVNRKDKNGKNIFGGGFLGLDNIGAFDRNMVLKDGQHLEQADGTSWMAMYALNMMRIAMELAQYYKVYEDMAIKFFEHYLYIAEAMENLGDGTKGLWNEEDGFFYDVLQLGNGESVSLKLRSIVGLIPLFAVEVIEHKLLENMPNFRERMDWVLKNKPELTKLVSHWDEEGQGRKHLMSILRKNRLTKVLDRMLDEKEFLSTYGIRAMSKVYEEKPFVFSVHGTENVVYYTPAESDSRMFGGNSNWRGPIWFPINFLIVESLQRFHYYYGSSLKVEFPTGSGEKKDLDEVAQNISNRLCSIFLKDDQGQRPFNGCNTKFNHDEHFKDYIMFFEYFHGDNGRGVGASHQTGWTATVAKLLKPRLSV, encoded by the coding sequence ATGATTGCTGAAAAACAAAGATTAGAGGATATCAACTGGAAAAATTGGGGGCCCTATGTAAGCAACCGGCAATGGGGCAATGTAAGGGAAGATTATAGTCCTAACGGAAATGCATGGCACTTTGCCAACCATAATAATGCCGAAAGCTATGCGTATCGCTGGGGTGAAGAAGGCATTGCAGGAATCTCCGATACTAAACAGCTTTTATGCTTTTCCCTGTCTTTCTGGAACAAAAAGGATAAGATGGTCAAAGAGCGCTTTTTTGGGCTGAGCAACCCCCAGGGCAATCATGGCGAAGATATCAAGGAAATATTTTATTATCTGGATAATACGCCTACACACAGTTATATGAAGATGGTATACAAATATCCCATCAACGAATTTCCTTATGACGATATTCTCTCCGAAAATGCGAGACGAAATAAAAAACAGCCTGAATATGAGGTTTTTGATACAGGCGTGTTTGATCAGGATGAATACTTTGATATTTTCATTGAATACTGTAAGGCTGATTACCACGATATCCTCGTAAGGGTTACAGTATGCAACAGAAGCGGCCAGGACGCTCCTATCGTCGTGATTCCTACAGCATGGTTCAGAAACAACTGGAAATGGGGCTACAATGATTACAAAGGCCAGATGACAGCTTCACACGAAGGCTGCATCGATGTTGACCATGATAGTATAGACATAAAAAAGATCTATTCCCGAAATATCAATGCAGAAAGTGTCTTTTGCGAAAATGAAACCAATACACCTAAACTGCAGGGAATTGAGGCTTCTGAAAAGGAGTATTATAAAGATGGAATCAATAATTACATCATTCATAAAACTCCTACTGTAAACCCTGAAAAAAGGGGTACAAAAGCGGCTTTACTGGTGGATGAAACCATCAACGCAGGAGAATTCAAGACCTTTGATTTCAGGCTGTCTCCGCAAGACCTCGATGATCCTTTCCAAGATTTTGAGGAAATTTTCGCAGCGAGAATTGCCGAAGCGGATGAATTCTATCATGAAATCCAAAATGATGTAGAAGATAAAGATGAACGGAATGTACAGCGCCAGGCTTTTGCCGGCCTGCTTTGGAACAAACAGTTTTACCATTACAATGTAGGCAAATGGCTCAAAGGAGATCCTAACTATGATGCCCCGAGGGACTTCAACAATTACGTGAGGAATACCGAATGGAACCATCTCCATAATAAAGATATCATTTCCATGCCTGATAAATGGGAATATCCCTGGTATGCGACATGGGATCTTGCCTTTCACTGTGTGCCATACGCCCTTATTGATGCTGAATTTGCCAAAGGACAACTTCTTCTGCTTACCAAAGAATGGTATATGCATCCAAACGGGCAGCTTCCTGCCTATGAGTGGAACCTCAGTGATGTAAATCCTCCTGTTCATGCATGGTCTTGTTTCAGGGTTTTTAAAATTGATGAAAAGCAAAACGGGAAACCAGACCTGCTGTTTCTTGAAAAAGTATTCCAGAAACTTCTTTTAAACTTTACCTGGTGGGTAAACCGGAAAGATAAAAACGGAAAGAATATTTTCGGAGGAGGATTTCTCGGATTGGATAATATCGGTGCCTTTGACCGTAATATGGTCCTAAAGGACGGCCAACATCTTGAGCAGGCGGACGGAACCAGCTGGATGGCAATGTACGCACTGAATATGATGCGTATTGCCATGGAGCTTGCCCAGTATTACAAGGTTTACGAAGACATGGCCATCAAATTTTTTGAGCATTACCTTTACATTGCTGAAGCCATGGAAAATCTGGGTGACGGTACTAAAGGGCTATGGAATGAAGAGGACGGATTTTTCTATGATGTGCTGCAGCTTGGAAACGGGGAAAGCGTTTCACTGAAGCTGAGAAGCATCGTAGGACTTATCCCTCTGTTTGCGGTAGAAGTCATAGAACATAAATTACTGGAAAACATGCCTAATTTCCGGGAAAGGATGGATTGGGTACTGAAGAATAAACCGGAACTGACGAAACTTGTCTCGCATTGGGATGAGGAAGGCCAGGGAAGGAAGCATCTCATGAGCATCCTCCGTAAAAACAGGCTTACCAAAGTTCTCGACCGTATGCTGGATGAAAAGGAATTCCTGAGTACTTATGGAATCCGCGCCATGTCCAAAGTATATGAAGAAAAACCTTTTGTCTTTTCGGTACACGGGACAGAAAACGTAGTATACTATACTCCTGCGGAAAGCGATAGCCGTATGTTCGGCGGCAACAGTAACTGGAGAGGCCCGATCTGGTTTCCAATCAATTTCCTTATTGTGGAAAGCCTGCAACGTTTCCATTATTATTATGGCAGCAGCCTTAAAGTGGAATTCCCAACAGGAAGCGGAGAGAAAAAAGACCTTGACGAAGTTGCTCAGAACATCAGCAACAGGCTATGTTCCATCTTCCTGAAAGATGATCAGGGGCAGCGCCCGTTCAACGGATGCAATACTAAGTTTAATCATGATGAACATTTCAAAGATTATATCATGTTCTTTGAATATTTCCATGGGGACAATGGCCGAGGTGTGGGGGCCTCTCATCAGACAGGATGGACAGCCACCGTTGCCAAACTTCTGAAACCAAGGCTTTCTGTTTAA
- a CDS encoding DUF4350 domain-containing protein, translating to MNKTFKIYAVVFIIIMVILALFEVNKKETTDWRKNFDVNEKSPFGLFVFSEEANELFGNDLKKIDETPYDYYHEHKKEGHNILIIERTVDSESWKSILNQVNAGSDAMLIVSEMPKEISDSIGFYDSQLSFEDQNVLKLTDKAYQNDFIKLDKFPSGKGFTYIKPGVEVLGKTVEKNNSDQANFIKTRFGKGNIYVHSEPLFLTNYYLLKKGNTRYAEDVLSYLKNRETVWFVESTTGGQSRFFMRFIFSNPALKYAWWVFLGGMLLFIFFNAKRKQRIVPVIEPLKNTSVDFIRSIGNLYLQEGDFHDMMGKKAQYFLNKVRMDLLIDTQHLDEEFIKKLQLKTGKPLEMIQEAVELIKKGQDPYAAVMREDLVKMNALLDKILKS from the coding sequence ATGAATAAAACTTTCAAAATATATGCTGTTGTTTTCATCATTATCATGGTGATCCTGGCATTGTTTGAAGTGAATAAGAAAGAAACAACAGACTGGCGTAAGAACTTTGATGTCAATGAAAAATCACCGTTCGGGCTTTTTGTATTCAGCGAAGAAGCAAATGAGTTGTTTGGAAATGATCTGAAAAAAATAGATGAAACTCCGTACGATTATTACCATGAACATAAAAAGGAGGGGCATAATATCCTGATTATCGAACGAACGGTAGATTCAGAATCATGGAAGTCAATCCTGAACCAGGTCAATGCAGGGTCTGATGCTATGCTGATTGTAAGTGAAATGCCCAAGGAAATATCTGACAGTATAGGTTTTTATGACTCACAGCTGTCTTTTGAAGACCAGAACGTACTGAAACTTACTGATAAGGCTTATCAGAATGACTTTATAAAACTGGACAAGTTTCCTTCCGGAAAAGGTTTTACTTATATAAAACCAGGTGTTGAAGTACTCGGAAAAACCGTTGAAAAGAACAATTCAGATCAGGCTAACTTTATCAAGACAAGATTCGGGAAGGGGAATATTTATGTCCACTCTGAACCACTTTTTTTAACAAATTATTACCTCTTGAAAAAGGGTAATACAAGATATGCGGAAGACGTATTGTCTTATCTCAAAAACCGTGAAACCGTTTGGTTTGTGGAAAGTACTACCGGAGGTCAATCCAGGTTTTTTATGCGGTTTATCTTTTCTAATCCCGCATTGAAATATGCCTGGTGGGTATTTCTGGGCGGAATGCTTTTGTTCATTTTCTTTAATGCAAAAAGGAAACAACGGATCGTGCCGGTAATCGAGCCTTTGAAGAATACTTCTGTTGATTTTATCAGGAGCATTGGGAACCTTTATTTGCAGGAAGGTGATTTTCATGATATGATGGGTAAAAAGGCGCAGTATTTCCTGAATAAAGTACGGATGGACCTTCTGATCGATACCCAGCATCTTGATGAGGAATTTATAAAAAAACTCCAGCTGAAGACCGGGAAACCTTTGGAAATGATTCAGGAAGCAGTTGAGTTGATTAAAAAAGGACAGGATCCTTATGCTGCTGTTATGAGGGAAGATCTCGTAAAAATGAATGCACTTCTGGATAAAATTTTAAAATCATAA
- a CDS encoding DUF58 domain-containing protein, whose amino-acid sequence MKNLYINTRFFFALIGVGILYVFAFFFPFLMWLAHAVLLLSFLAAMVEYLLLFNEKNGISAQRILPEKLSNGDENPVKVDIRNNYNFTLNVRVIDEIPFQFQKRDFLIEKQIERGRNSYFQYILEPKERGEYSFGNLNIYVSSPVGFISRRFTFQKDALLPSYPSFIHLRKYELMALQSEFLLGGIKRIRKLGHTMEFEQIKEYVPGDDIRTINWKATSKTNRLMVNQFQDEKSQRIFMLIDTGRTMKMPFRGLSLLDYSINATMALSHIILKKGDRAGMMTFSKKTENKIAADNKSGQLRKISEALYNIKTDFFESDFSRLYQDVKYTLNQRSLILLFTNFETLDGLNRQMKYLRGIARNHLLVVVFFKNGEMQTLLNGNPESMQEIYDEIVAEKFEFEKKLIIQELRKYGIYTVYTLPENLNVDVINKYLEIKARGIL is encoded by the coding sequence ATGAAAAACCTTTATATCAATACACGCTTTTTTTTCGCACTCATCGGAGTGGGCATCCTGTATGTTTTTGCATTTTTCTTTCCGTTTTTAATGTGGTTGGCACATGCTGTCCTTTTACTCAGTTTTCTGGCTGCTATGGTAGAATACCTCTTGCTGTTTAATGAAAAGAACGGAATTTCTGCACAGAGAATCCTTCCGGAAAAATTGTCCAATGGAGATGAAAATCCCGTGAAAGTAGACATCAGGAACAACTATAATTTTACACTTAATGTACGGGTAATTGATGAGATCCCGTTTCAATTCCAGAAAAGGGATTTCCTCATTGAAAAGCAGATTGAGCGTGGCAGGAACAGTTATTTCCAGTATATTCTGGAGCCAAAGGAAAGAGGAGAGTACAGTTTCGGAAACCTGAATATTTATGTTTCTTCCCCGGTAGGCTTTATTTCCAGAAGGTTTACATTCCAGAAAGATGCATTGCTGCCTTCTTATCCGTCATTCATCCACCTCAGGAAGTATGAACTGATGGCTCTGCAAAGTGAGTTTTTGTTGGGCGGGATCAAAAGGATAAGGAAGCTCGGGCACACTATGGAATTTGAGCAGATCAAGGAATATGTTCCCGGGGATGATATCAGGACCATTAACTGGAAAGCCACATCAAAGACCAACCGATTGATGGTCAATCAGTTTCAGGATGAAAAGTCCCAGCGGATATTTATGCTGATTGATACCGGACGAACCATGAAGATGCCGTTTAGAGGACTGAGCCTGCTGGATTATTCTATTAACGCAACTATGGCTCTTTCGCATATTATTCTTAAAAAAGGGGACCGGGCGGGAATGATGACCTTTTCCAAGAAGACGGAAAATAAAATTGCGGCAGACAATAAATCCGGGCAGCTAAGGAAAATTTCAGAGGCATTGTACAACATTAAGACAGACTTTTTTGAAAGTGATTTCAGCCGTCTTTACCAGGACGTAAAATACACGCTGAACCAAAGAAGCCTGATCCTGCTTTTTACCAATTTTGAAACGCTCGATGGCCTGAACCGACAGATGAAATACCTCAGGGGAATTGCCCGGAACCATCTTCTGGTAGTAGTCTTCTTCAAAAATGGGGAAATGCAGACGTTACTGAACGGCAATCCTGAAAGCATGCAGGAAATATACGATGAAATTGTAGCCGAAAAGTTTGAGTTTGAAAAGAAACTTATTATTCAGGAGCTTCGCAAATATGGAATTTATACAGTGTATACTTTGCCTGAAAACCTGAATGTTGATGTCATCAACAAATATCTTGAGATAAAAGCGAGGGGAATTTTGTAA